Proteins encoded in a region of the Catenulispora sp. EB89 genome:
- a CDS encoding GntP family permease gives MIAAIAAHPALAEAAAKTAKSTAWTGHDTRLILVALAGIALVVLMTAVTKIHPFLALLIGGLFVGIAGGIPVDKLLSTTETGVGGVLGNVGVIVALGAMLGKMLVDSGGADRLVGAIVDRVGEKRAPWAMVVAAMVVGIPMFFEVGLVLMVPIIYLVWKRTGGSILRVGIPALAGLSILHGLIPPHPGPLVAINALHADLGTTLLFGVIVAIPTAIIGGPLYGTWISKRVHPHPPETLAAQYTTTERTDGKTPSVLTTLSVILLPVAIMLVKTVVDIADSSPTSELHKVMDFVGDPIMAMIVGVVYAVFAFGFGRKASDVMGAALGPIAGILLIIGAGGGFKQMLVGTGIADSIGKAANNSHLSLLLLAWLIAVGIRLATGSATVATVTASGIIAPIAASHTNTSTALLALAVGSGSLFLSHVNDAGFWLVKEFFGMDVKQTFKSWSAMETILSTVSIVVILILGTFVH, from the coding sequence ATGATCGCAGCGATAGCGGCCCACCCGGCCCTCGCCGAAGCCGCCGCCAAAACCGCCAAATCCACCGCCTGGACCGGCCACGACACCCGCCTGATCCTCGTCGCCCTGGCCGGCATCGCCCTGGTCGTCCTGATGACCGCGGTGACGAAGATCCACCCCTTCCTCGCCCTGCTCATCGGCGGCCTGTTCGTCGGCATCGCCGGCGGCATCCCGGTCGACAAGCTCCTGTCGACCACCGAGACCGGCGTCGGCGGCGTCCTGGGCAACGTCGGCGTGATCGTGGCCCTGGGCGCCATGCTCGGCAAGATGCTGGTCGACTCCGGCGGCGCCGACCGGCTGGTCGGCGCGATCGTCGACCGGGTCGGCGAGAAGCGCGCGCCGTGGGCGATGGTGGTGGCCGCGATGGTCGTCGGCATCCCGATGTTCTTCGAGGTCGGCCTGGTCCTGATGGTCCCGATCATCTACCTGGTCTGGAAGCGCACCGGCGGCTCGATCCTGCGCGTGGGCATCCCGGCGCTGGCCGGCCTGTCGATCCTGCACGGCCTGATCCCGCCGCACCCCGGGCCGCTGGTGGCGATCAACGCCCTGCACGCGGACCTCGGCACCACGCTGCTGTTCGGCGTCATCGTCGCGATCCCGACCGCGATCATCGGCGGCCCGCTCTACGGCACCTGGATCTCCAAGCGCGTGCACCCGCACCCGCCGGAGACCCTGGCGGCGCAGTACACGACGACCGAGCGGACCGACGGCAAGACCCCCTCGGTGCTCACCACCCTCTCGGTGATCCTCCTGCCGGTGGCCATCATGCTGGTCAAGACGGTGGTCGACATCGCCGACAGCAGCCCGACCTCCGAGCTGCACAAGGTGATGGACTTCGTCGGCGACCCGATCATGGCGATGATCGTCGGCGTGGTCTACGCCGTGTTCGCCTTCGGCTTCGGCCGCAAGGCCTCCGACGTCATGGGCGCCGCGCTCGGCCCGATCGCGGGCATCCTGCTGATCATCGGCGCCGGCGGCGGCTTCAAGCAGATGCTGGTCGGCACCGGCATCGCCGACTCGATCGGCAAGGCCGCGAACAACTCGCACCTGTCGCTGCTGCTGCTCGCCTGGCTGATCGCGGTCGGTATCCGGCTGGCCACGGGATCGGCGACGGTGGCGACCGTCACCGCCTCCGGCATCATCGCGCCGATCGCGGCGAGCCACACGAACACCTCCACCGCGCTGCTGGCGCTGGCCGTGGGCTCCGGCTCGCTGTTCCTGTCGCACGTCAACGACGCCGGTTTCTGGCTGGTTAAGGAGTTTTTCGGCATGGACGTCAAGCAGACGTTCAAGTCGTGGTCCGCGATGGAGACGATCCTGTCGACCGTATCCATCGTGGTCATCCTGATCCTCGGAACCTTCGTGCACTAG
- a CDS encoding FMN-binding glutamate synthase family protein, which translates to MGLLMLPVLALLTLLSAWAVSVSPFWLFALIPLALLLALGISDVLQPRRSILRNFPVLGHARFMMEYIRPEIQQYFIETNTGGRPFDRDTRSVVYERAKGIHGDQAFGTELDVESSGYEFLEHSMSPLQPTPEQPRVLVGGPDCRHPYEMALLNVSAMSFGALSANAILALNKGAKAGGFAHDTGEGGISPYHREGGGDLVWEIGSGYFGARTADGNFDPDKFRDKAADPQIKCVELKLSQGAKPGLGGVLPGPKVTRQIADIRGVPAGVTVISPPSHKVFSTPRELVLFIAKMRELSGGKPTGFKLCVGSRREFLAVCKAMLAEGVTPDFIVVDGSEGGTGAAPLEFEDNVGTPLTHGLLTVHNALVGVGLRDRIRIGASGKIARGTDIVKRIAQGADYTNAARAMMMAVGCIQAQKCHTNHCPVGVATQDPKRYRALDVPDKALRVQRFQSATVAEAQQLIAAMGLSGPHELRPEMVQRRVSQRKTSTYAELYHYLRPGELLAEPVPGWDEDWQAADPDTFRAVGVKKA; encoded by the coding sequence ATGGGACTGCTCATGCTGCCGGTTTTGGCGCTGCTCACGCTGCTTTCGGCGTGGGCAGTGTCTGTTTCGCCCTTTTGGCTTTTCGCCCTGATCCCGCTCGCCCTCCTGCTGGCGCTCGGGATCTCCGACGTGCTGCAGCCGCGGCGCTCCATCCTGCGCAACTTCCCGGTCCTGGGCCACGCGCGCTTCATGATGGAGTACATACGCCCCGAGATCCAGCAGTACTTCATCGAGACGAACACCGGCGGGCGTCCCTTCGACCGCGACACCCGCTCGGTGGTCTACGAGCGGGCCAAGGGCATCCACGGCGACCAGGCGTTCGGGACCGAGCTGGACGTCGAGTCCTCGGGCTACGAGTTCTTGGAGCACTCGATGTCGCCGTTGCAGCCGACACCGGAGCAGCCGCGCGTGCTCGTAGGCGGCCCGGATTGCAGGCATCCGTATGAGATGGCGCTGCTGAACGTCTCGGCGATGAGCTTCGGCGCCTTGTCCGCCAACGCGATCCTGGCGTTGAACAAGGGTGCCAAGGCCGGCGGCTTCGCCCACGACACCGGCGAGGGCGGCATCTCGCCGTACCACCGCGAGGGCGGCGGCGACCTGGTCTGGGAGATCGGGTCCGGCTACTTCGGCGCGCGGACCGCCGACGGGAACTTCGACCCCGACAAGTTCCGCGACAAGGCCGCCGACCCGCAGATCAAGTGCGTGGAGCTGAAGCTGAGCCAGGGCGCGAAGCCTGGGCTCGGCGGCGTGCTGCCGGGGCCGAAGGTGACGCGGCAGATCGCCGACATCCGCGGCGTCCCGGCGGGCGTCACGGTCATCAGCCCGCCGTCGCACAAGGTCTTCAGCACGCCGCGCGAGCTCGTGCTGTTCATCGCGAAGATGCGGGAGCTGTCCGGCGGCAAGCCCACCGGCTTCAAGCTGTGCGTGGGCTCGCGGCGCGAGTTCCTGGCCGTCTGCAAGGCGATGCTGGCCGAGGGCGTGACGCCGGACTTCATCGTGGTCGACGGCTCCGAAGGCGGCACCGGCGCGGCGCCGCTGGAGTTCGAGGACAACGTCGGGACGCCGCTCACCCACGGCCTGCTGACGGTGCACAACGCGCTGGTCGGCGTGGGGCTGCGGGACCGGATCCGGATCGGCGCCAGCGGCAAGATCGCGCGCGGGACCGACATCGTGAAGCGCATCGCCCAGGGCGCCGACTACACCAACGCCGCGCGCGCCATGATGATGGCCGTCGGCTGCATCCAGGCGCAGAAGTGCCACACCAACCACTGCCCGGTCGGCGTCGCGACCCAGGACCCGAAGCGCTACCGGGCCCTGGACGTGCCGGACAAGGCGCTGCGCGTGCAGCGCTTCCAGTCCGCGACGGTCGCCGAGGCGCAGCAGCTCATCGCCGCGATGGGCCTGAGCGGCCCGCACGAGCTGCGGCCGGAGATGGTGCAGCGGCGCGTGAGCCAGCGCAAGACGAGCACGTACGCAGAGCTCTACCACTACCTGCGGCCGGGCGAACTGCTCGCCGAGCCGGTCCCGGGCTGGGACGAGGACTGGCAGGCCGCCGATCCGGACACGTTCCGGGCGGTGGGGGTGAAAAAGGCCTAG
- a CDS encoding GNAT family N-acetyltransferase — translation MITTERLRLRPATMEDVHFWVDLHADPEVNRFVGAYTEERAEDRLRRISDSWAARGYGLCVVELLDGGEAIGRSGLNWWEEFGETEIGWTFRREHWGKGYATEAARAVLEWGFGKLELDQITAMIAPGNQASIAVAERLGFTARREDEVLGMPCTVYALDRPGK, via the coding sequence ATGATCACCACTGAGCGCCTGCGGCTGCGCCCCGCGACCATGGAAGACGTCCACTTCTGGGTCGACCTGCACGCCGATCCGGAGGTCAACAGGTTCGTCGGCGCGTACACCGAGGAGCGCGCCGAGGACCGGCTCCGCCGTATCTCGGACAGCTGGGCCGCGCGTGGCTACGGCCTGTGCGTCGTGGAGCTGCTGGACGGCGGCGAGGCGATCGGCCGGTCCGGACTCAACTGGTGGGAGGAGTTCGGCGAGACCGAGATCGGGTGGACGTTCCGGCGCGAGCACTGGGGCAAGGGGTACGCGACCGAGGCCGCGCGGGCCGTGCTGGAGTGGGGTTTCGGCAAGCTCGAGCTCGATCAGATCACTGCGATGATCGCCCCCGGCAACCAGGCGTCGATCGCGGTCGCCGAACGGCTCGGGTTCACGGCGCGCCGGGAGGACGAGGTGCTGGGGATGCCTTGCACGGTTTACGCGCTGGACCGGCCCGGGAAGTAG
- a CDS encoding helix-turn-helix transcriptional regulator, protein MDRPELAAFLRTRRERLRPEDLGLPASSRRRTAGLRREEVAMAAGMSVDYYIRLEQARGPQPSAQLLGALSRALRLTRDEHDHLFHLSGVMPENDSFVPTDHVRPGVLHLLDKLDDTPALVCSDRGDMLAWNAMQAALMGDPGRFPVEQRNIAWQHFCNPEAAQFFLPEDFVRNGEHTVADLRAGLAARPDDARLRVLVEELKARSQRFADLWERHDVARRRSDHKTVLHPVVGRIDLDCEVMLSPEHDQRLIIHSARAGTPAQQALQLLRVIGTQRMAEVDT, encoded by the coding sequence ATCGATCGCCCCGAACTCGCCGCCTTCCTGCGCACCCGCCGTGAGCGGCTGCGTCCGGAGGACCTCGGTCTGCCCGCGAGCAGCCGCCGCCGGACCGCCGGCCTGCGGCGCGAGGAGGTCGCGATGGCCGCGGGCATGTCAGTGGACTACTACATCCGGCTGGAGCAGGCGCGCGGGCCGCAGCCCTCGGCGCAGCTGCTCGGTGCGCTCTCCCGCGCGCTGCGGCTGACCCGCGACGAGCACGACCACCTGTTCCACCTGTCCGGCGTGATGCCCGAGAACGACAGCTTCGTGCCGACCGACCACGTCCGCCCGGGCGTGCTGCACCTGCTGGACAAGCTGGACGACACCCCGGCCCTGGTGTGCAGCGACCGCGGCGACATGCTGGCCTGGAACGCGATGCAGGCCGCCCTGATGGGCGATCCCGGCCGCTTCCCGGTCGAGCAGCGCAACATCGCCTGGCAGCACTTCTGCAACCCGGAGGCCGCGCAGTTCTTCCTGCCCGAGGACTTCGTCCGCAACGGCGAGCACACCGTCGCCGATCTGCGCGCCGGGCTCGCGGCCCGGCCCGACGACGCCCGGCTGCGGGTCCTCGTTGAGGAACTCAAGGCGCGCAGTCAGCGATTCGCGGACCTGTGGGAGCGGCACGACGTCGCGCGGCGCCGCTCGGACCACAAGACCGTGCTGCACCCGGTCGTCGGCCGCATCGACCTGGACTGCGAGGTCATGCTGTCGCCGGAGCACGACCAGCGCCTGATCATCCACTCGGCGCGGGCCGGGACGCCGGCGCAGCAGGCGCTGCAACTGCTCAGGGTGATCGGCACGCAGCGCATGGCCGAGGTGGATACGTAG
- a CDS encoding NAD-dependent epimerase/dehydratase family protein, whose amino-acid sequence MTTTTSAKPVLITGGTGKVGSRLIPRVLSQGDAVRALVRDPESEAALRLRAAGAELVVGDLATLDAAGFKDVVDGTSAVIHLAATFRDAPTPERATAVNTDATTALAEAALDAGVTRFVFASTNLVYGAGHHAPQDEQTELGPIAWGGPYPESKVAAEKSLQDLRIRRGLDLRVVRLAFVYGDGDPHIEEFMQRPLDWHSSRRLQMVHHADVAQGVLLALRAEGLSGEVFNIADDSAATLAEIYRYVGRELTPEMAERDVTEPWFGIVQNGKARRVLGYRPLYPTMWQAVDAGAM is encoded by the coding sequence ATGACCACCACCACTTCCGCCAAGCCCGTCCTGATCACCGGCGGCACCGGGAAGGTCGGCAGCCGGCTGATCCCGCGCGTGCTGTCCCAGGGCGACGCGGTCCGCGCCCTGGTCCGCGACCCGGAGTCGGAGGCCGCGCTGCGGCTGCGCGCGGCCGGCGCCGAGCTCGTCGTCGGCGACCTCGCGACGCTGGACGCCGCCGGCTTCAAGGACGTCGTCGACGGCACCTCCGCGGTGATCCACCTCGCGGCCACCTTCCGCGACGCCCCGACCCCGGAGCGCGCCACCGCGGTGAACACCGACGCGACGACGGCGCTGGCCGAGGCCGCGCTGGACGCCGGCGTGACCCGCTTCGTGTTCGCCAGCACGAACCTGGTCTACGGAGCCGGCCACCACGCCCCGCAGGACGAGCAGACCGAACTCGGGCCGATCGCGTGGGGCGGCCCGTACCCGGAGTCGAAGGTCGCCGCCGAGAAGTCGTTGCAGGACCTGCGGATCCGGCGCGGTCTCGACCTCCGGGTGGTACGTCTGGCCTTCGTCTACGGCGACGGCGACCCGCACATCGAGGAGTTCATGCAGCGCCCGCTGGACTGGCACTCCTCCCGCCGCCTGCAGATGGTGCACCACGCCGACGTGGCGCAGGGCGTACTGCTCGCGCTGCGCGCCGAAGGCCTGAGCGGCGAGGTGTTCAACATCGCCGACGACTCCGCAGCGACGCTCGCGGAGATCTACCGCTACGTGGGGCGCGAGCTGACGCCGGAGATGGCCGAGCGGGACGTGACCGAGCCGTGGTTCGGCATCGTGCAGAACGGCAAGGCGCGGCGGGTGCTCGGGTACCGGCCGCTGTACCCGACGATGTGGCAGGCCGTGGACGCCGGGGCCATGTGA
- a CDS encoding winged helix-turn-helix transcriptional regulator — translation MSRPKSYGDAFFEDCPTRTVFDTISGRWVPLILVALAKEPSGYRELLRRIEGITPKVLTEALRRLENDGIVSATRSVEGGVRNSQYDLTPLGQTLLPIVQAVKVWAEEHLPEVEAARQARLGEGT, via the coding sequence GTGAGTCGCCCGAAATCCTATGGGGATGCCTTTTTCGAAGACTGCCCTACCCGGACGGTTTTCGACACCATCAGCGGTCGATGGGTACCTCTGATCCTTGTCGCGCTGGCGAAGGAACCATCCGGTTATCGCGAACTTTTGCGCCGTATCGAGGGCATCACACCGAAAGTTCTGACCGAGGCTCTGCGCCGCCTGGAAAACGACGGGATCGTGTCCGCCACACGCAGTGTCGAGGGCGGGGTACGGAACTCGCAGTACGACTTGACCCCGCTGGGACAGACTCTCCTGCCGATCGTGCAGGCCGTGAAGGTGTGGGCGGAGGAGCATCTTCCCGAGGTGGAGGCGGCGCGGCAAGCGCGCCTTGGGGAGGGTACCTGA
- a CDS encoding alpha/beta fold hydrolase, translating into MPDAPKRVLVLIHGTSLDAPSNFGHVISRFANHSQVICPDYSADKRPGNADQNLSGVVDRVVAQIRSATDTAVDLVGDSLGSVVAAAAAARHPGLVRSLVLIAPWADASDPRHDFVFSTWGRLQATAPEEAARFALSLSISPAKMAAIPREDLDAMVRQPAPAGTLSRIRLAGQADLVADLPNVTAPTLIVRGSQDYVIPAYQTAAVEALIPDVRTEVLDSGHALLYEQADNVVRLVNEFSAGHGEDVAEVGC; encoded by the coding sequence ATGCCCGACGCACCGAAGCGTGTACTTGTCCTCATCCACGGTACGAGTCTCGACGCGCCGTCCAATTTCGGTCATGTCATTTCTCGCTTCGCCAATCATTCGCAGGTCATTTGCCCCGACTATTCGGCGGACAAGCGTCCCGGAAACGCCGATCAGAACCTGAGCGGAGTGGTCGACCGGGTCGTCGCACAAATCCGGTCGGCCACCGACACGGCTGTCGACCTCGTGGGCGATTCCCTCGGATCGGTCGTCGCGGCCGCCGCGGCGGCTCGGCACCCGGGCCTCGTTCGGAGCCTGGTGCTGATCGCGCCGTGGGCGGACGCCTCCGATCCCCGCCACGACTTCGTCTTCAGCACCTGGGGCCGCTTGCAGGCCACCGCCCCGGAGGAGGCGGCACGCTTCGCGCTCAGCCTGTCGATCAGCCCGGCGAAGATGGCGGCGATCCCCCGCGAAGACCTCGACGCGATGGTCCGGCAGCCGGCGCCGGCGGGCACCCTGTCCCGCATCCGGCTGGCCGGACAAGCCGATCTGGTGGCCGACCTGCCGAATGTCACCGCGCCGACCCTGATCGTCAGGGGAAGCCAGGACTACGTCATCCCGGCTTATCAGACTGCTGCTGTCGAGGCGCTCATCCCCGATGTCCGGACCGAGGTGCTGGACTCGGGTCACGCCCTGCTCTACGAACAGGCGGATAACGTCGTCCGCCTCGTCAACGAGTTCTCGGCGGGTCACGGGGAGGACGTCGCAGAAGTCGGCTGCTGA
- a CDS encoding GNAT family N-acetyltransferase gives MPTVEDCEVAQTCWFTCRAEVLGGQSWTDGPLTWVREGDEQSLMFPQRLPADAVLRGVERARDTGVRIIGAWLGAEVDASALAAAGFERGWEPWWMTAAVADVGAADDPRIELQQDTLDYTGEYADYRKTLLMTRVRPQHTWYAAAYNHPSGRFAGRAWSHLGGGAQGGAAGGTAGETAGVFDMEVWPAFQRRGLGSGLLRAVVAAAADAGARHAVLNATPQGKLLYESCGFRQIGAGITWWLHLAPRG, from the coding sequence ATGCCGACCGTCGAGGACTGCGAAGTCGCTCAGACCTGCTGGTTCACGTGCCGCGCCGAGGTTCTCGGCGGGCAGAGCTGGACCGATGGACCGTTGACGTGGGTCCGTGAGGGCGACGAGCAAAGCCTGATGTTCCCGCAACGACTTCCCGCCGACGCCGTCCTGCGGGGCGTGGAGCGGGCTCGGGATACCGGCGTGCGGATCATCGGGGCGTGGCTGGGGGCGGAGGTCGACGCGTCGGCGTTGGCGGCTGCGGGGTTCGAGCGCGGGTGGGAGCCCTGGTGGATGACGGCTGCGGTGGCCGATGTCGGTGCCGCCGACGACCCGCGGATCGAGCTTCAGCAGGACACGCTCGATTACACCGGCGAGTACGCGGATTACCGGAAGACCTTGTTGATGACCCGTGTGCGTCCTCAGCACACGTGGTACGCCGCCGCCTACAACCACCCGAGCGGCCGGTTCGCGGGTCGTGCGTGGTCGCATCTGGGCGGTGGGGCGCAGGGTGGGGCCGCTGGTGGGACGGCCGGCGAGACGGCCGGCGTGTTCGACATGGAGGTGTGGCCGGCGTTCCAGCGGCGAGGGCTTGGCAGTGGACTGCTACGCGCGGTGGTGGCGGCTGCTGCGGACGCCGGGGCGCGCCACGCGGTGCTGAACGCGACGCCGCAGGGGAAGCTGCTGTACGAGTCCTGCGGCTTCCGTCAGATCGGCGCGGGCATCACGTGGTGGCTGCATCTCGCGCCCCGGGGTTGA
- a CDS encoding DUF4352 domain-containing protein has protein sequence MAAAGCASQGVTAGQAADSGAISSPPVSVTSGTDSPSAVSSSSSASPADSASSVDQPPSDSSTSASAPGKLYKLTDTVTEGGFTLKINSITMPWNPPAGAQFTPAPTRSWLMMDFTVTNVSGAQSMFDTIGAFDLRDNANASHLTSVVPGDTLPAGKLFQDHEVKPGETARGEVVFDLPQNGGPFRLIFKGNMWHASQNPPSISLSK, from the coding sequence TTGGCGGCTGCGGGGTGCGCCTCGCAGGGGGTGACCGCCGGGCAGGCGGCGGATTCGGGGGCGATCAGTTCGCCGCCGGTTTCCGTGACTTCGGGTACTGATTCGCCGTCCGCGGTGTCGAGCTCGTCATCGGCTTCGCCGGCGGACTCGGCTTCGTCCGTCGACCAGCCGCCGTCGGACAGCTCGACGTCGGCCAGCGCGCCGGGCAAGCTCTACAAGCTGACCGACACCGTCACCGAGGGCGGCTTCACGCTCAAAATCAACTCCATCACGATGCCCTGGAACCCGCCGGCCGGTGCGCAGTTCACGCCGGCGCCCACCCGGAGCTGGCTGATGATGGACTTCACGGTCACCAACGTCAGCGGGGCACAGTCGATGTTCGACACCATCGGCGCCTTCGACCTGCGGGACAACGCCAACGCCTCGCATCTGACGTCGGTCGTGCCCGGTGACACGCTGCCGGCGGGGAAGCTGTTCCAGGACCACGAGGTGAAGCCCGGCGAGACGGCGCGCGGCGAGGTGGTCTTCGACCTTCCGCAGAACGGCGGCCCGTTCCGGCTCATCTTCAAGGGGAACATGTGGCATGCCAGCCAGAACCCGCCGTCGATCTCGCTGAGCAAGTGA
- a CDS encoding SAM-dependent methyltransferase has protein sequence MTNIIPIGQVVGGRTEPRDDDWGGEQAVIRLDERFVPEALAGLDAFSHVEVVYQFHLVDPDKVQTGARHPRNNTEWPLVGIFAQRGKNRPNRIGVSRCRLVRVDGLEMHVAGLDAVDGTPVLDVKPYMVEFGPIGDVTQPEWATELMREYY, from the coding sequence ATGACCAACATCATCCCGATCGGCCAAGTGGTCGGCGGCCGTACCGAGCCCCGTGACGACGACTGGGGCGGCGAGCAGGCCGTCATCCGGCTCGACGAGCGCTTCGTACCCGAGGCGCTGGCCGGGCTGGACGCGTTCTCGCACGTGGAGGTCGTCTACCAGTTCCACCTGGTGGACCCGGACAAGGTGCAGACCGGGGCCCGGCATCCGCGGAACAACACGGAGTGGCCGCTGGTCGGGATCTTCGCGCAACGCGGGAAGAACCGGCCGAACCGGATCGGGGTCTCGCGCTGCCGGCTGGTGCGGGTCGACGGGCTCGAGATGCACGTCGCCGGGCTCGACGCGGTGGACGGGACGCCGGTGCTCGATGTGAAGCCGTACATGGTGGAGTTCGGGCCGATCGGCGACGTGACGCAGCCGGAGTGGGCGACCGAGCTGATGCGCGAGTACTACTGA
- a CDS encoding SDR family NAD(P)-dependent oxidoreductase yields MNDLAGTVALVTGGSRGIGAAIARKLAAQGAAVALTYVQAAEQAEKVVAQIQADGGRAVAIRADLSAPDAAARVVEQTVRDLGGLDILVNNAGFLTYGPLDQVTETELDRVLAVDVRSVFLISQAAARRMREGGRVISIGSCFNGRVPGENFVLQAMAKSALVGLTKGLARELGPRGITATIVDPGPIDTDMNPADGDSADFQRSLTALGRYGAAEDIANAVAFLAGPGGRYITGTALAVDGGYTV; encoded by the coding sequence ATGAACGACCTGGCCGGAACCGTAGCCCTGGTCACCGGCGGGAGCCGCGGGATCGGCGCCGCGATCGCCCGCAAGCTGGCCGCGCAGGGCGCCGCGGTCGCGCTGACCTACGTGCAGGCCGCTGAGCAGGCGGAGAAGGTGGTCGCGCAGATCCAGGCCGACGGCGGCCGGGCCGTCGCGATCCGCGCCGACCTGAGCGCGCCGGATGCCGCCGCCCGAGTTGTCGAACAGACCGTTCGGGACCTCGGCGGCCTCGACATCTTGGTCAACAACGCCGGCTTCCTCACCTACGGCCCGCTGGACCAGGTCACGGAGACGGAGCTGGACCGCGTGCTCGCCGTCGACGTCCGCTCCGTCTTCCTGATCTCCCAGGCCGCCGCCCGCCGCATGCGTGAAGGCGGCCGGGTGATCAGCATCGGGTCGTGCTTCAACGGCCGCGTGCCCGGCGAGAACTTCGTCCTGCAGGCGATGGCCAAATCGGCGCTCGTCGGCCTGACCAAGGGCCTGGCCCGCGAGCTCGGGCCGCGCGGGATCACCGCCACGATCGTCGATCCGGGCCCGATCGACACCGACATGAACCCGGCCGACGGCGACAGTGCCGACTTCCAGCGTTCGCTGACCGCCCTCGGCCGTTACGGCGCCGCCGAGGACATCGCGAACGCCGTCGCGTTCCTGGCCGGGCCCGGCGGACGCTACATTACCGGCACCGCCCTGGCCGTGGACGGCGGCTACACGGTCTGA
- a CDS encoding YtxH domain-containing protein, which translates to MKAGTKMTLAAGLGAGYVLGTRAGREQYEKMRTAVRKVADAPAVRQTANVIQVQAFEITRNTASKGREAVGHVVETVRHRGDGDGGDPGAPDDLR; encoded by the coding sequence ATGAAGGCTGGGACGAAGATGACGTTGGCCGCCGGGCTCGGGGCCGGGTATGTGCTTGGCACGCGTGCCGGGCGCGAGCAGTACGAGAAGATGCGGACGGCGGTGCGCAAGGTCGCCGATGCGCCGGCGGTGCGGCAGACCGCGAACGTGATCCAGGTGCAGGCGTTCGAGATCACGCGGAACACCGCTTCCAAGGGGCGTGAGGCGGTCGGGCACGTGGTGGAGACGGTGCGGCATCGCGGGGATGGGGACGGTGGTGACCCCGGCGCCCCGGATGACCTGCGGTAG